The genomic segment CGATCGGCGAGGTGCGGCTCCAGAACCGGCTGTTCGAAGACCCGACCCGGACCGCGGGGGTCCGCCAGTACGTCATGGGCGACCCGCTCCAGCGCGTCCACTGGAAGGTGACCGCCCGCACCGGGCAGCTCCACTGCCGCGTCTACGAACCGACGACGCTCGCGGGCACGACGATCCTCGTGGACTTCCACCAGGACGGCTACCCGAAGCGGAGCGAGCCCCATCGGTCCGAGTTGGCGGTTACCGCCGCCGCGAGCATCGCCTACGCGGTCTCCGTGCTGAACCAGCAGGTCGGGTTCGCGAGCAACGGGCGCGACGCCGCGGACCGGATCCGCGAGGAGTCGCTCGCGGCCGAGTCGGCCGAGGACCAGGTCAAGGGGCACGCGACCCGCGAGGAGGCCGGCGAGCGGTTCGGGCTGAACGACGAGAGCGACCGCATCCGACCGGTGGTGGTCGAAACGCGGCGCGGGTTCGACCAGTTCCAACAGATCCGCGAAGCCCTCGCGCGGCTCGAGCTATCGGACGCGCTAACCTTCGCGCAGTTCGCTCTTGAGGTTTCTGCTCGCATTCCCCGCGACGCGACCGTGATCGCGATCCTCCCGCAAGTGCCACCGGAGACCGCCATCGCCCTGGGTACGCTCCGGCGCCAGGGGTTCGCGGTCACGGCCATTCTCATCGGCCTCGACGACGGCGAGAAGATCGTTGCCCACGCCCGGCTCCTCGCGGAAACGGTCCGGGACATCCGCTACGCGAACACCGTCGAAGAACTCGCCCACCTCGGCGCGAACACGGCAACACCCGGAGCCGCGTCTTACACCGTCGATGTGCCCCTCGCGTGAGAATCGATCGGTTACGCTCAGATCGTTCACCCCCGAAAACTGGCACACGCTTTTTGGAACGCGGACCTCAGCGCGCGCTCCTCGGGCGAACCCGTTGGGTACGTCCAGGCCGAAACTTCGTCGGGCTGCGCGTACCCCAGTTCGATCATCAAAGGGCCGTGGAGCGTGTGAAACGCCCGGAGCCGGCTCGGCGTCCAGAACGCATTGGGTCTCCAGACGCTCTCTCCGTTCCCGAATAACACTGGATTGTGAGCGCGCAGGCGGGACTGCGGGTTCTCCCAGACGCGGAGCGGCGGTCCGATCCCGGTGAACGCCCCGATGCGCTCCAGCAGGGCCGCGTCCGCCCTGACCAGATCCTCGAACCGAATAAACAGGGTCGGTCCGCGATCCGCTCGGGACCAGACCCGATAGTGCCCCGTCCAGTCGCCGTACACGTGCTGACCGACGACGAGCGATTCGAACGTGCACTCGCCGGGGTGATGGACTTCCTGAAACCGGACGAAGCTTTCGAGCGCGAGCCGGCCGTCCCGGATCACATAAATCGCTCGCGCGGCGTCGCGCGGCGGGCGGTGCGTTTTAATGAAGACGGGATCGGCGCCGGCCCGGGAGCGGCGATAGAACGCCTCGGGATCACCCGAAACGAAGTACACGCCAAAGTGTTCCTCGTTGATCTTGTCCGGTTGCCGGAACCTGTCCGGGACCGGTTCGAGCCCCTCACAAGACTCCCGGTCGAAACACCGCTTCAATACCTGTCGCAACAGCGTGTTTCCCGATCGAGGGTAGGACGCCAGCCAGACAATCATGCCGTTCTCTTGCGTTGCTGGTCGGGCGAGGACACGTTGCGCTGCTTTTGTGAGAGAGGGAAAACGGAGCGCCCGTTTACTAAACCCGGATTCCTCGCACTGCGGACCAATGAGAAATTCATGGGGCGCACGCGGCCTGCCACATTTCGCTTCAATCAAGGCCACAGCTCGACCACCGGTGACGCCGCGAGGTGAAACGGCATGAGACTCAACCGTCGCCCGGTTCATTCGGTGAAAGTCCCCGTCGGACCGCGGTCCGATCGGCCCGCCGCTCGTATATATCACTGACATGAGCCGTGACCGCCTGCTCGCGTTCGCCCAACTCCTGCGCATCCCGAACGTGTTCACCGCGTTTTCGGACATCGCGCTCGGCGCCTGTGTGGCCGTCGCGGTGGTGCCGTCTGCGCCGGTCGGGTTCTGGGGCGCGTACCTGGTACTCGCGCTCGCTTCCGGCTGCCTGTACCTCGCCGGGATGGTCTGGAACGACGTGTTCGACCTGGCCGAAGACAAAACGACGCGCGCGTTCCGGCCACTGCCATCGGGCCGTGTGAAACGGGGAACGGCAATCGGTTTGGGGGCCGCTTTGAGCAGCGCCGGGGTCGCGCTCGCGGCGCTGGCCGGTGTGCCGGGTCAGCCGGAGTGGACGCACGAACCGCTCGTGTTCGCGCTCGGCATCCTCGCGGCGGTGCTGATCTACGACGGCGGCGCGAAGCGCACGCCGGCCGGCCCCGTGGCGATGGCCGGGTGCCGGTTCCTGAACGTCCTCTTCGGCCTGTCGCTCGTCCCCGAAGCCGCGCTCGATGTCGAGTACCGCCTCCACCTCGCTTCGGTCGTCGGGTTCTACATCGTCGGGGTGACGTGGTTAGCCCGTACAGAAGAGGGGGCGAGCCGGAAGCGCGACCTCGCGCTCGCGGCGAGCGTCGTCGGACTGGCTCTGCTGCTGGCTCTGCTCATGCGAATGAAATTGCACTCCGCCACCGGCTCGGCGAAACCCTTGGCGGCTCTCGGCACGGTCGCGTTCCCCTACCTGCTGGTCGCGTTCGGCTTCCTCGTGGGTCGGCCGATGGCCCGGGCCATCGCTCGCCCCACGCCGCGCACCGTCCAGGCGGCCGTGAAGCGGTGCGTTCTGGGCCTCGTCGCGCTGGATGCGGTGCTCGCGACGCTGTTCGTCGGCCTGCCGGGGTTGCTCGTCCTTTTGTTGTTGCCCCCCGCGCTCGTCCTCGGAAAATGGGTCTACTCGACCTAGGCGTGAAGACGCAAGGGCCGCGGATGAACGCCTTTTGACGCGGATCAGAAGAGTAGGTTGCGTATCTCTGTTTGATCTGCGTTTCCGGCGTTGATCCGCGGCCCTTACGTGTTCCGCGCTCAACACCAAACACCCGAAGCCGCCATGCACGATCGCCGAACCTTTTTGCTCACCGGAGGGGCCGCCGTGGCCGCGACACTTTTGCCCGACGCGCTTTCGGGCGCCGACGCCGACGACGGGGCCGCCGCGTTCATCAAGGACCACGTTTCCAAGTTGCGGCCGCTGGAGGTGCAGGCCGGCGTCGCGTGGTGGAACGCGAACACCACCGGAAAGGACGAGGACTTCAAGAAGAAGGAGGAGGCGCAGAACAAGATCGATGAGGCGCTCTCCGACAAAGCGACGTTTGACTGCCTCAAGCCGCTGAAGGCTGCCGCCGACAAGGGCGCGATCAAGGACCCGCTCGCCGCTCGACAGATCGAACTGCTGTACCTCCAGTACCTCGAAAAGCAGGTCCCGGCCGAGCTGCTCAAGAAGATCACCGCGAAGGCGAACGCGGTGGAGCAGACGTTCAACGTGTACCGGGCCAAGGTGGACGGCCAGGAGATCGCCGATAGTAAGGTGCGGAGCACGCTCAAGGAGTCCACCGATTCCGCGCTGCGGCAAAAGGTGTGGGACGCGAGCAAGGGGGTCGGGGCGGCGGTCGAGGCCGATCTCGCGGAGCTGGTGAAGCTCCGGAACGAGGCGGCGACCCAACTCGGCTTCAAGAACTTCCACGCGCTGCAACTCGCGCTCAACGAGCAGGACGGCGGCGAACTCGTCAAGCTGTTCGACGACCTGGACGCGCTCACGAAAGAGCCGTTCACGAAGGCGAAGGCGGACATCGACGCGCGGCTGGCGAAAAAGCTCGGCGTGAAGGTCGAAGACCTCATGCCGTGGCACTACCACGACCCCTTTTTCCAGGAGTCGCCGGCGGTCTTCGACGCGAACCTCGACAGCCCGTTCAAGGCCGCCGACATCCCCGCGCTGTGCAGCACGTTCTACGCGGGCATCGGTCTGCCGATCGACGACGTGCTCGGCCGCAGCGACCTGTACGAAAAGAAGGGCAAATCCCCGCACGCGTTCTGCACGGACATCGACCGCGAGGGCGACGTCCGGGTGCTGGCGAACATCGTGCCCAACGAGTACTGGATGGGCACGATGTTGCACGAACTCGGCCACTCGGTGTACTCGTCGAAGAACATCCCGCAGGCGCTCCCCTACGTGCTGCGGGCCGAGGCGCACATCCTCACCACCG from the Frigoriglobus tundricola genome contains:
- a CDS encoding DUF58 domain-containing protein; this encodes MIWLVITGLMIGIAIALKAGLVAFAGYVLLGVYLISRFLARRWVRDLSAQRTCDAAPREVGESTEVTVTLKNTGALPIAWVLVEDLVPDFAVKARTPRLTIKGKRVHVITLGAKQTKTIKYKVTFAMRGYYPLGPTLLETGDVFGLHRRHRVVGKPAYVMVYPRIVPLPKYDFASQRPIGEVRLQNRLFEDPTRTAGVRQYVMGDPLQRVHWKVTARTGQLHCRVYEPTTLAGTTILVDFHQDGYPKRSEPHRSELAVTAAASIAYAVSVLNQQVGFASNGRDAADRIREESLAAESAEDQVKGHATREEAGERFGLNDESDRIRPVVVETRRGFDQFQQIREALARLELSDALTFAQFALEVSARIPRDATVIAILPQVPPETAIALGTLRRQGFAVTAILIGLDDGEKIVAHARLLAETVRDIRYANTVEELAHLGANTATPGAASYTVDVPLA
- a CDS encoding sulfotransferase domain-containing protein; this translates as MIVWLASYPRSGNTLLRQVLKRCFDRESCEGLEPVPDRFRQPDKINEEHFGVYFVSGDPEAFYRRSRAGADPVFIKTHRPPRDAARAIYVIRDGRLALESFVRFQEVHHPGECTFESLVVGQHVYGDWTGHYRVWSRADRGPTLFIRFEDLVRADAALLERIGAFTGIGPPLRVWENPQSRLRAHNPVLFGNGESVWRPNAFWTPSRLRAFHTLHGPLMIELGYAQPDEVSAWTYPTGSPEERALRSAFQKACASFRG
- a CDS encoding UbiA family prenyltransferase, with translation MSRDRLLAFAQLLRIPNVFTAFSDIALGACVAVAVVPSAPVGFWGAYLVLALASGCLYLAGMVWNDVFDLAEDKTTRAFRPLPSGRVKRGTAIGLGAALSSAGVALAALAGVPGQPEWTHEPLVFALGILAAVLIYDGGAKRTPAGPVAMAGCRFLNVLFGLSLVPEAALDVEYRLHLASVVGFYIVGVTWLARTEEGASRKRDLALAASVVGLALLLALLMRMKLHSATGSAKPLAALGTVAFPYLLVAFGFLVGRPMARAIARPTPRTVQAAVKRCVLGLVALDAVLATLFVGLPGLLVLLLLPPALVLGKWVYST
- a CDS encoding M2 family metallopeptidase; this encodes MHDRRTFLLTGGAAVAATLLPDALSGADADDGAAAFIKDHVSKLRPLEVQAGVAWWNANTTGKDEDFKKKEEAQNKIDEALSDKATFDCLKPLKAAADKGAIKDPLAARQIELLYLQYLEKQVPAELLKKITAKANAVEQTFNVYRAKVDGQEIADSKVRSTLKESTDSALRQKVWDASKGVGAAVEADLAELVKLRNEAATQLGFKNFHALQLALNEQDGGELVKLFDDLDALTKEPFTKAKADIDARLAKKLGVKVEDLMPWHYHDPFFQESPAVFDANLDSPFKAADIPALCSTFYAGIGLPIDDVLGRSDLYEKKGKSPHAFCTDIDREGDVRVLANIVPNEYWMGTMLHELGHSVYSSKNIPQALPYVLRAEAHILTTEGVAMQFERFSKSRAWLEKMGVKVDEPQAFDEAAAKTQRNQLLIFSRWCQVMLRFEKAMYENPKQDLNALWWDLVETYQQVKKPKGRSAPDYGAKIHICSAPVYYHNYMMGQLFASQVHHALSKDVFNTDPKQTIYIGEKKVGEFMKKKVFEPGRTKTWKELTRFATGEDLSPKAFAKDFQG